CAAAAATGTGAAGCAACGAGTTCAATAGAAAGATTTCCAATTCTACTAAATCTGTATTGGATGAATTTTTGGTGCAGTCTTGTAATGATCGATCGAAACTAGAATCATGTCCTTCAATGCTCGATTGGCTCTACAGAATTTAAACGAGAAATGATTGGTGGAGACTAGGAAAGAAGATTTCTTAATTCCTGATATACTGTAAAAAAAAGTTCATTAGGTTTATGTCCCAACCCATCGATGGAATATTCTTTTTTAAACCTCAAAACTTTAAACATTTGCATTTTTCCTTTATTTTTAGCTTCAACAAAGCCCCTAGATTCGCATTCAAAAAAATCACTTACTAAGGAATATGTACTTTCCGAAATATTAATTTTGTTAATTTGCCCTGATGACTCCATTCTAGAAGCAACATTTACCGAGTCACCCCATATATCATACGTATACTTCCACTCACCTACCACACCACCAACAACAGGACCAGTATGAATACCAATTCGAATGTCACAATGAAGCAAATTACGGTTAGATCGAATGTATTGTAAAAATTGAATTGCTGTAAGTATACAATCAATTGCATGTGTCCCATTTACGATAGGTATTCCTCCAGCACACATGTAAGAATCACCTATCGTTTTAATTTTTTCTAAACCTCTCTTTTTAACAATTTTATCAAAATGTTGGAACATATGATTCAAACTACTTACAAGAAATTGAACATCTGTATTCTCTGCAATTTTAGTAAAACCGACAATATCTGTAAAAAGTATGGATACAGAGTCGAAGAATTTAGATTTTACAAAACCATTCAACTTTAGTTCATCAATTGTTTCTCGAGGAAGAATATTATTCAGTAATGCTTCTGTTTTGTTTTTTTGATTTTTTAATTCAATTTCTGCTTCTTTTCTTAGAGTAATATCACGAATGATCCCACTAAAAAATATATTTTCTCCTGATTTCCAACTACCTAATGTAAGTTCAATTGGAAACTCTCTCCCCGTTTTGTGCAAACCTATCACTTCAACTGTATTACCAATAATCCTCCCAGATTCTCCATTGATCATTCGATCCATTCCATCTTCATGTAATTTTTTAAATTGCATTGGTAT
This genomic interval from Leptospira limi contains the following:
- a CDS encoding adenylate/guanylate cyclase domain-containing protein, producing the protein MNEKLITEQAEQLNQERIALVKENLKFITISQSEKDAIITSDKSKKILSWNKGAEIIFGYSKEEVIGKPISIIIPMQFKKLHEDGMDRMINGESGRIIGNTVEVIGLHKTGREFPIELTLGSWKSGENIFFSGIIRDITLRKEAEIELKNQKNKTEALLNNILPRETIDELKLNGFVKSKFFDSVSILFTDIVGFTKIAENTDVQFLVSSLNHMFQHFDKIVKKRGLEKIKTIGDSYMCAGGIPIVNGTHAIDCILTAIQFLQYIRSNRNLLHCDIRIGIHTGPVVGGVVGEWKYTYDIWGDSVNVASRMESSGQINKINISESTYSLVSDFFECESRGFVEAKNKGKMQMFKVLRFKKEYSIDGLGHKPNELFFTVYQELRNLLS